A portion of the Scylla paramamosain isolate STU-SP2022 chromosome 32, ASM3559412v1, whole genome shotgun sequence genome contains these proteins:
- the LOC135088994 gene encoding uncharacterized protein LOC135088994 isoform X2 — protein MEGHYWFQGVRDRYSGITVSSSEEPVTARDLEQMLQASLDQWRKERVRGVWFRVDLRHADWVPVLAKHGFTYHHAKTDFVMMVRWLPVNEPNNIPRYAHTLIGVGAFVVNDKDELLVVQERFYSRPHWKLPGGYVEINEDLGAAAVREVKEETGIEAEFVSLVAFRHVHNAAFHCSDMYFIVHMRPITNQIVMCKKELSACEWMKIERYINSPKVNKMNRFFAKQYLESCRKGVQLQASPMYHPWVKRNIMVYSIGHELHPESNSDEVQAPGEGPSACNGDPKL, from the exons ATGGAAGGACATTACTGGTTCCAG GGAGTAAGAGACCGATACTCTGGGATAACTGTATCTTCCAGTGAGGAGCCTGTCACTGCGCGGGATCTTGAACAGATGCTACAAG CTTCCCTTGAtcaatggaggaaggagagggtgcGAGGAGTGTGGTTCAGAGTGGACCTTCGACATGCAGACTGGGTACCGGTACTGGCGAAG CATGGGTTCACCTACCACCATGCCAAGACAGACTTTGTAATGATGGTGCGGTGGCTGCCAGTGAATGAACCAAACAATATTCCCAG GTATGCACACACTCTGATTGGAGTCGGCGCCTTTGTAGTGAATGACAAGGATGAACTGCTGGTGGTGCAAGAGAGGTTTTACTCCAGGCCTCACTGGAAACTTCCTGGAGGCTATGTAGAAATCA ATGAAGACTTGGGTGCAGCAGCTGTccgggaagtgaaggaggagacagGCATTGAGGCAGAGTTTGTCTCCTTGGTAGCTTTTCGTCATGTTCACAATGCTGCGTTTCACTGCTCAGACATGTACTTCATTGTGCACATGCGGCCCATCACCAACCAGATTGTGATGTGTAAGAAGGAGCTGTCGGCTTGTGAGTGGATGAAG ATTGAGAGGTACATAAACAGTCCAAAAGTGAACAAAATGAACAGGTTCTTTGCCAAGCAGTACCTGGAGTCTTGCAGGAAGGGAGTGCAGCTTCAGGCTTCTCCTATGTACCATCCCTGGGTCAAGAGAAATATAATGGTGTACAGCATCGGTCATGAGCTTCATCCAGAGAGTAACAGTGATGAAGTGCAGGCTCCTGGTGAAGGTCCCTCTGCTTGCAATGGAGACCCCAAGCTTTAG
- the LOC135088994 gene encoding uncharacterized protein LOC135088994 isoform X3, with product MLQASLDQWRKERVRGVWFRVDLRHADWVPVLAKHGFTYHHAKTDFVMMVRWLPVNEPNNIPRYAHTLIGVGAFVVNDKDELLVVQERFYSRPHWKLPGGYVEINEDLGAAAVREVKEETGIEAEFVSLVAFRHVHNAAFHCSDMYFIVHMRPITNQIVMCKKELSACEWMKIERYINSPKVNKMNRFFAKQYLESCRKGVQLQASPMYHPWVKRNIMVYSIGHELHPESNSDEVQAPGEGPSACNGDPKL from the exons ATGCTACAAG CTTCCCTTGAtcaatggaggaaggagagggtgcGAGGAGTGTGGTTCAGAGTGGACCTTCGACATGCAGACTGGGTACCGGTACTGGCGAAG CATGGGTTCACCTACCACCATGCCAAGACAGACTTTGTAATGATGGTGCGGTGGCTGCCAGTGAATGAACCAAACAATATTCCCAG GTATGCACACACTCTGATTGGAGTCGGCGCCTTTGTAGTGAATGACAAGGATGAACTGCTGGTGGTGCAAGAGAGGTTTTACTCCAGGCCTCACTGGAAACTTCCTGGAGGCTATGTAGAAATCA ATGAAGACTTGGGTGCAGCAGCTGTccgggaagtgaaggaggagacagGCATTGAGGCAGAGTTTGTCTCCTTGGTAGCTTTTCGTCATGTTCACAATGCTGCGTTTCACTGCTCAGACATGTACTTCATTGTGCACATGCGGCCCATCACCAACCAGATTGTGATGTGTAAGAAGGAGCTGTCGGCTTGTGAGTGGATGAAG ATTGAGAGGTACATAAACAGTCCAAAAGTGAACAAAATGAACAGGTTCTTTGCCAAGCAGTACCTGGAGTCTTGCAGGAAGGGAGTGCAGCTTCAGGCTTCTCCTATGTACCATCCCTGGGTCAAGAGAAATATAATGGTGTACAGCATCGGTCATGAGCTTCATCCAGAGAGTAACAGTGATGAAGTGCAGGCTCCTGGTGAAGGTCCCTCTGCTTGCAATGGAGACCCCAAGCTTTAG
- the LOC135088994 gene encoding uncharacterized protein LOC135088994 isoform X1 — translation MLVLRGLVRLLKYTSSNSPLYQSCSLVTSMEGHYWFQGVRDRYSGITVSSSEEPVTARDLEQMLQASLDQWRKERVRGVWFRVDLRHADWVPVLAKHGFTYHHAKTDFVMMVRWLPVNEPNNIPRYAHTLIGVGAFVVNDKDELLVVQERFYSRPHWKLPGGYVEINEDLGAAAVREVKEETGIEAEFVSLVAFRHVHNAAFHCSDMYFIVHMRPITNQIVMCKKELSACEWMKIERYINSPKVNKMNRFFAKQYLESCRKGVQLQASPMYHPWVKRNIMVYSIGHELHPESNSDEVQAPGEGPSACNGDPKL, via the exons ATGCTGGTGCTGCGGGGACTCGTGCGTCT ACTGAAGTACACCAGCTCTAACAGTCCCCTGTACCAGAGCTGCTCTTTAGTCACCAGCATGGAAGGACATTACTGGTTCCAG GGAGTAAGAGACCGATACTCTGGGATAACTGTATCTTCCAGTGAGGAGCCTGTCACTGCGCGGGATCTTGAACAGATGCTACAAG CTTCCCTTGAtcaatggaggaaggagagggtgcGAGGAGTGTGGTTCAGAGTGGACCTTCGACATGCAGACTGGGTACCGGTACTGGCGAAG CATGGGTTCACCTACCACCATGCCAAGACAGACTTTGTAATGATGGTGCGGTGGCTGCCAGTGAATGAACCAAACAATATTCCCAG GTATGCACACACTCTGATTGGAGTCGGCGCCTTTGTAGTGAATGACAAGGATGAACTGCTGGTGGTGCAAGAGAGGTTTTACTCCAGGCCTCACTGGAAACTTCCTGGAGGCTATGTAGAAATCA ATGAAGACTTGGGTGCAGCAGCTGTccgggaagtgaaggaggagacagGCATTGAGGCAGAGTTTGTCTCCTTGGTAGCTTTTCGTCATGTTCACAATGCTGCGTTTCACTGCTCAGACATGTACTTCATTGTGCACATGCGGCCCATCACCAACCAGATTGTGATGTGTAAGAAGGAGCTGTCGGCTTGTGAGTGGATGAAG ATTGAGAGGTACATAAACAGTCCAAAAGTGAACAAAATGAACAGGTTCTTTGCCAAGCAGTACCTGGAGTCTTGCAGGAAGGGAGTGCAGCTTCAGGCTTCTCCTATGTACCATCCCTGGGTCAAGAGAAATATAATGGTGTACAGCATCGGTCATGAGCTTCATCCAGAGAGTAACAGTGATGAAGTGCAGGCTCCTGGTGAAGGTCCCTCTGCTTGCAATGGAGACCCCAAGCTTTAG